A region of bacterium DNA encodes the following proteins:
- the bioF gene encoding 8-amino-7-oxononanoate synthase: protein MPASPLYSFIENSIKNIDVDNLRILRKINSAQEKYLLINGRRMLNLSSNNYLGLANDKRIIKAAVEALQKYGTSSSASRLISGNIKIHEDLENALAEYFQSETCLLYASGYQANLGVIPSLMDKNDEIICDRLCHASIIDGVLLSGARFRRFPHLDYNILENTLKNTARRSKKLIITESIFSMNGDIADIPLLLNLADRYGCLLYIDEAHSLGILGKKGKGVLEYFNINPDNKYIIRLGTLGKAFASFGAFLLGNKNLREFLINKSRSFIYSTALPPAASAVSLASLKIIDSEPERRKKLWDSSSYFIKNLKKSLFDTLRTQSPIIPVLLRDNKLTMEFSQRLMEESIFIPGIRPPTVPQGQSRLRISLTSDISKKDIDFVIGKLNFLKKNLRASADKN, encoded by the coding sequence ATGCCTGCTTCCCCTTTATACAGTTTTATCGAAAATTCTATCAAAAATATCGATGTAGATAACCTCAGAATACTCCGGAAAATCAACTCGGCACAGGAAAAATATTTATTAATCAATGGCCGAAGGATGCTTAATTTGTCCTCGAACAATTATCTCGGATTGGCCAATGACAAGAGGATTATAAAAGCGGCCGTTGAAGCATTGCAAAAATACGGAACGAGTTCCTCAGCCTCAAGACTGATCTCAGGGAACATAAAAATACACGAGGATCTCGAAAACGCCCTTGCGGAATATTTCCAATCTGAAACATGTCTTTTATACGCAAGCGGTTACCAGGCAAATCTTGGTGTAATCCCTTCATTAATGGACAAAAATGATGAAATTATCTGCGACCGGCTGTGTCATGCGAGTATTATTGACGGGGTCTTGCTTTCCGGGGCAAGATTCAGGCGTTTTCCGCATCTTGATTATAACATATTAGAAAATACATTAAAAAATACCGCGCGCAGGTCAAAAAAATTAATTATTACTGAAAGCATATTCAGCATGAATGGCGATATTGCCGATATTCCGTTGTTATTAAATCTCGCCGACAGGTACGGATGTCTGCTGTATATTGATGAAGCTCACAGCCTTGGGATACTTGGAAAAAAGGGGAAAGGTGTTTTAGAATATTTTAATATTAATCCCGATAATAAATATATAATCAGGTTAGGCACGCTTGGCAAAGCGTTTGCAAGTTTCGGCGCCTTTTTACTTGGAAACAAAAACCTGCGTGAATTTTTAATAAATAAATCCCGCAGTTTCATTTATTCTACGGCCCTGCCCCCCGCGGCATCCGCTGTAAGCCTTGCTTCATTAAAAATAATTGATTCTGAACCCGAAAGAAGAAAAAAACTTTGGGATTCGTCTTCCTATTTTATTAAAAATTTAAAAAAATCGTTATTCGACACGCTGCGGACCCAAAGCCCGATAATACCTGTTCTCTTAAGAGACAACAAATTAACTATGGAATTCAGCCAACGCCTCATGGAGGAAAGTATATTTATCCCGGGAATAAGGCCGCCTACTGTCCCACAGGGACAAAGCCGGCTGAGAATTTCATTAACCTCGGATATTTCAAAAAAGGATATAGATTTTGTTATCGGCAAATTAAATTTTTTAAAAAAGAATTTAAGAGCTTCTGCCGATAAAAACTGA
- a CDS encoding sigma-70 family RNA polymerase sigma factor, protein MKELYHQANQGNKKAIEEVLKEIEPVLNQIAAHYFSPGMDKQDIKQILLTGAWQAMIRFNPKKVSDKGNVEKIFLMWTIKLAEQYLWRDFRSRDPDRRGHMATKELSECISLGEKIDSSRDTSMNIDEIIPDSKIKMPLDLISEKQEAEIINSLIDRLSKDEKIVIELHYVKGLSFSHIGRKLSKSKQWIFIIHQKAINHLIRWWNWQKKYSFKLTNDNELLSSRRKALEHLLKKEEQ, encoded by the coding sequence ATGAAAGAATTATATCACCAGGCAAATCAGGGAAATAAAAAAGCAATTGAAGAAGTCCTGAAGGAAATAGAGCCGGTACTGAATCAAATAGCCGCGCATTACTTTTCTCCCGGCATGGACAAACAAGACATCAAACAAATACTGCTTACTGGCGCATGGCAGGCCATGATCAGGTTTAATCCCAAAAAGGTGTCAGATAAAGGCAATGTGGAAAAAATATTCCTCATGTGGACAATTAAACTGGCTGAACAATATCTATGGAGAGATTTTCGCTCACGCGACCCTGACAGGCGCGGGCATATGGCCACCAAGGAATTATCGGAATGTATTTCCCTGGGTGAAAAAATAGACAGCTCCCGTGACACGTCCATGAATATCGACGAAATAATTCCCGACAGCAAGATAAAAATGCCTTTAGATTTAATCTCTGAAAAACAAGAAGCGGAAATCATAAATTCTCTTATTGACCGTTTAAGCAAAGATGAAAAAATCGTAATTGAACTGCACTATGTCAAAGGATTAAGTTTTTCTCACATTGGCAGGAAACTTTCTAAAAGCAAACAGTGGATTTTTATTATACATCAAAAGGCAATTAATCATTTAATAAGATGGTGGAATTGGCAGAAAAAGTATAGTTTTAAATTAACCAATGATAATGAATTGCTGTCATCAAGAAGGAAAGCACTGGAACACCTGCTTAAAAAAGAAGAGCAATAG
- a CDS encoding ABC transporter permease, protein MTYMFLKKFKKHKLAVFGAGILFILYFCAVFADFISPYSYYIQNRDKSYHPPTKIHFFDKGGKFYIRPFIYGTSGEINSETFQKSYIINDREKYFMHFFVKGEEHLFLGIFKANIHLFGVDGPAKIFIFGSDYLGRDIFTRILYGSRISLSIGLIGVFISFIIGMIVGGISGYFGGWVDNFIMRFCEIIMSFPHFYLLLALRATFPPALSSVIIYILIIIAMSFIEWAGMARVVRGMVLSLREEEYVLGARSIGASPWRIIYRHILPNTMSYAIISATLSIPGYILGESALSLLSLGIMEPQASWGNMLSVAKSVNVLTNFPWVLIPGMFIFIAIMAFNFLGDGLRDIFDPKLKY, encoded by the coding sequence ATGACATATATGTTTTTAAAAAAATTCAAAAAACATAAATTAGCGGTTTTTGGCGCGGGAATACTTTTTATCCTTTATTTCTGCGCTGTTTTCGCGGATTTTATTTCACCTTACAGTTATTATATTCAGAACAGGGATAAAAGCTATCATCCGCCCACAAAAATTCATTTTTTTGATAAAGGCGGGAAATTTTATATCAGGCCGTTTATTTATGGGACGTCAGGAGAGATAAATAGTGAAACATTCCAGAAAAGTTATATAATAAACGATCGGGAAAAGTATTTTATGCATTTCTTTGTTAAAGGGGAAGAACATTTATTTCTGGGAATATTTAAAGCCAACATTCATCTTTTTGGTGTTGATGGACCGGCTAAAATTTTTATTTTCGGCAGCGATTACCTGGGCCGGGACATATTTACGAGGATTTTATATGGAAGCAGGATATCGCTTTCAATAGGGCTGATTGGTGTTTTTATATCATTTATTATCGGTATGATTGTTGGAGGGATTTCAGGATATTTTGGAGGATGGGTTGATAATTTCATTATGCGTTTTTGCGAGATAATAATGTCTTTCCCGCATTTTTATCTTCTTCTGGCGCTCAGGGCCACCTTTCCGCCGGCTTTATCTTCAGTTATTATTTATATTTTAATAATAATTGCCATGAGCTTTATTGAGTGGGCCGGTATGGCACGTGTTGTCCGCGGAATGGTCCTTTCATTGCGTGAAGAAGAGTATGTTTTGGGTGCCAGGTCCATTGGAGCAAGTCCATGGAGGATTATATACCGCCATATCCTGCCCAATACTATGTCTTACGCCATTATATCCGCCACGTTAAGCATTCCGGGTTATATACTTGGAGAATCAGCCTTAAGCCTTTTGTCATTAGGGATTATGGAACCACAGGCAAGCTGGGGGAATATGCTTTCTGTGGCAAAAAGTGTTAATGTTTTGACAAATTTTCCATGGGTTCTTATCCCCGGCATGTTTATTTTTATCGCGATTATGGCGTTTAATTTTTTAGGGGATGGTTTAAGGGATATATTTGACCCAAAATTAAAATACTAG
- a CDS encoding ABC transporter permease, translating to MFSYIRKRIIHMVPLLLGITFFSFLIIQMAPGDYFDQLKLNPQISKITLEKMRQEFGLDRPWIVQYFNWLKNILKLDFGYSFTYHVPVFDLIKERAWNTFSLSFLSIVFIWLLAIPMGVVSAVKKEKIPDKLFSIIAFLGMSIPNFFIAFLLIFAAAKTGWLPIGGVVSIDHETLSIPGRIADYLKHIIIPISVLVIGGLAGLMRLMRANMLEVLRSQYIITARAKGLPEYLVIYKHALRNAINPLVTIFGYEISGLLSGAALIETVTSWPGLGRLMLDAVFSQDLYLVMGSLLMSAVLLLVGNLIADILLLIVDPRIRQ from the coding sequence ATGTTTTCATATATTCGTAAAAGAATAATCCATATGGTTCCTCTTCTCCTGGGGATCACTTTTTTTTCCTTCCTGATAATACAGATGGCCCCCGGCGACTATTTTGACCAGTTAAAATTAAATCCCCAGATTTCCAAAATTACTTTGGAAAAGATGCGGCAGGAGTTTGGACTGGACAGGCCGTGGATTGTCCAATATTTTAATTGGCTGAAGAATATTTTAAAACTCGATTTTGGATATTCTTTTACTTATCATGTTCCTGTTTTTGACCTGATTAAGGAAAGAGCATGGAACACATTTTCGTTATCTTTTTTAAGTATAGTTTTTATCTGGTTATTGGCAATTCCGATGGGAGTAGTTTCAGCTGTTAAAAAAGAAAAAATACCGGATAAGCTTTTTTCAATAATTGCATTTTTAGGGATGTCAATACCGAACTTTTTTATTGCTTTTCTATTAATATTTGCGGCGGCAAAAACAGGCTGGCTGCCGATCGGAGGGGTAGTTAGCATCGACCATGAAACCTTGAGTATACCGGGCAGGATAGCGGATTATCTGAAACATATAATTATTCCGATTAGTGTGCTCGTTATCGGTGGATTGGCCGGGCTCATGCGTTTGATGAGAGCGAATATGCTTGAGGTTTTGAGAAGCCAGTATATTATTACAGCGCGCGCGAAGGGGCTTCCGGAATACCTTGTAATTTATAAACACGCGTTGAGAAACGCGATTAATCCATTAGTCACAATTTTCGGATATGAAATCTCGGGGCTTTTGAGCGGCGCGGCATTAATAGAGACAGTAACCTCATGGCCGGGTCTGGGGCGTTTAATGCTTGATGCGGTGTTCAGCCAGGATTTATACCTTGTTATGGGAAGTCTTTTGATGAGCGCGGTTCTTTTGCTTGTGGGAAATTTAATTGCCGATATTTTGCTTCTGATTGTTGACCCGAGGATAAGACAGTAG
- a CDS encoding SIMPL domain-containing protein — MKKVLLIPLFIFLCSIHTVKAELPENPSVQFMITSEKEVESDVLIIKMKIDKKSGTFASASSDCNKALNKTKDELKKVGIDEKDIKVYNLNSYVSSGFFSKDYVVRGYVDLKIKDLKFINNIFELIRKIDPDISIENIEYDIENKEPAKKELIDMAAKKAKRQKEWYEESFEVKLELLSLDEIPGSENEIHTYLEKNTKGKYFSEPLEEYEDIKEMPLKKMSMNILVRYKIIK, encoded by the coding sequence ATGAAAAAAGTTTTATTAATTCCTTTATTTATTTTTCTGTGTTCTATTCATACTGTTAAAGCTGAATTGCCGGAAAATCCAAGTGTGCAATTTATGATCACCTCTGAAAAGGAAGTTGAATCGGATGTCCTTATTATTAAGATGAAAATCGATAAAAAATCGGGCACTTTCGCCTCCGCATCATCGGATTGCAATAAAGCATTAAACAAGACGAAGGACGAACTTAAAAAGGTCGGGATAGATGAAAAAGACATAAAGGTTTACAATTTAAATTCATATGTGTCGAGCGGTTTTTTCAGCAAGGATTATGTTGTTAGGGGATATGTTGATTTAAAAATTAAAGATTTAAAATTTATTAACAATATATTTGAGTTAATACGGAAAATTGATCCGGATATTTCAATAGAAAATATTGAATATGATATTGAAAATAAAGAACCGGCAAAAAAAGAATTGATAGACATGGCGGCAAAAAAAGCAAAACGGCAGAAAGAATGGTATGAAGAATCTTTTGAAGTTAAACTGGAATTACTGTCGCTTGATGAAATCCCGGGCAGTGAAAATGAAATTCATACATATCTGGAAAAAAATACAAAAGGCAAATATTTTTCCGAGCCCCTGGAAGAATACGAAGACATTAAAGAAATGCCACTTAAAAAGATGTCCATGAATATCTTAGTGCGGTATAAGATTATTAAATGA
- a CDS encoding ABC transporter substrate-binding protein: MKNTVKFVIVLFAAALMFSCSKKDNETKTGFEKQSGGKIIISSISDPKSFNPIMAKETSTTQAIGWCFEGLTETDGVTTEVRPCLAESWHISPGGLEWIFKLRKDVQWFDGKPFTADDVVFTFEKLIYNDDIPSSSRDIFTIDGKEIKAEKIDDFTVKFILPKPFAPFLRQLGQEIMPKHVLEKAVLEKKFTSTWGVNANPSEIVGTGPFYLKEYIPSQKIVLEKNPYYWRKNKDGKQLPYLEQLVILIVPDQDAELLKFQSGEIDILSPRGQDFALLKAKEKEENFTLFNCGPTFGTNFLVFNQNLGTVKRPKIDWFTNVEFRRAVAHLIDKNSIINNVMSGLAFPQHSAMEKAAVFFFNDNVKKYDYDIAKAKEILSHAGFRDKNNDGFIEDKNGNMVEFTILTNSENKEREQMGNIIADDLRKAGINAHFAPIQFNTLVNKLDNPPFDWDAIIIGLTGGVEPHGGMNVWMSSGQLHMWYPRQEKPATSWEKEIDDLFTRGASELNEEKRKGIYFRWQEVAAEQLPLIYTVNPAAIYAVRNKFGNIHPTAYGHALHNIWEIYINK; the protein is encoded by the coding sequence ATGAAAAATACAGTAAAATTCGTTATCGTTTTGTTTGCAGCCGCATTAATGTTTTCATGCTCGAAAAAAGATAATGAAACAAAAACCGGGTTTGAAAAGCAGTCTGGCGGCAAAATTATTATCAGTTCGATAAGCGACCCGAAATCTTTTAATCCGATTATGGCAAAAGAGACATCTACTACACAGGCAATCGGATGGTGTTTTGAAGGCCTTACTGAAACAGACGGAGTAACTACAGAAGTAAGACCGTGTCTTGCCGAAAGCTGGCATATTTCGCCCGGCGGTTTAGAATGGATATTTAAGCTTCGCAAAGATGTCCAATGGTTTGACGGCAAGCCGTTTACAGCCGATGACGTGGTTTTTACATTTGAAAAACTGATTTATAATGACGATATTCCTTCTTCAAGCCGGGATATTTTTACAATCGACGGTAAGGAAATAAAGGCCGAAAAGATCGATGATTTTACTGTAAAATTCATATTGCCAAAACCATTCGCGCCGTTTCTGCGCCAGCTTGGGCAGGAAATAATGCCGAAACATGTCCTTGAAAAAGCAGTCCTGGAAAAAAAGTTTACTTCAACATGGGGAGTAAATGCAAATCCTTCGGAAATTGTAGGAACGGGCCCGTTTTATCTTAAAGAATATATTCCCAGCCAGAAAATTGTTTTGGAGAAAAACCCGTATTATTGGAGAAAAAATAAAGATGGGAAACAACTGCCCTATCTGGAACAGCTTGTAATTTTGATTGTCCCGGATCAGGATGCTGAGCTTTTAAAATTCCAGTCAGGAGAGATAGATATTTTATCGCCGCGGGGCCAGGATTTTGCCTTGCTGAAAGCAAAAGAAAAAGAAGAAAATTTTACGCTTTTTAACTGCGGGCCGACATTTGGGACTAATTTTTTAGTGTTTAACCAGAACCTTGGCACGGTCAAGCGCCCTAAGATTGATTGGTTCACAAATGTTGAATTTCGCCGTGCTGTGGCTCATTTGATAGACAAAAATTCAATTATTAATAATGTTATGTCCGGGCTTGCGTTTCCCCAGCACTCGGCAATGGAAAAGGCCGCTGTGTTTTTCTTTAATGATAATGTTAAAAAATATGATTATGATATTGCCAAAGCCAAAGAAATTTTGTCACACGCTGGATTCAGAGATAAAAACAATGACGGATTTATCGAGGATAAAAACGGAAATATGGTGGAATTTACGATACTCACAAACAGCGAAAATAAAGAGCGTGAACAAATGGGTAATATTATCGCGGATGACCTGCGGAAAGCGGGTATTAATGCGCATTTCGCGCCAATCCAGTTTAATACTTTGGTTAATAAACTTGACAACCCGCCCTTTGACTGGGACGCGATAATCATAGGGCTGACAGGCGGAGTTGAACCTCACGGGGGAATGAATGTATGGATGTCCTCCGGCCAATTGCATATGTGGTATCCCCGCCAGGAAAAACCCGCGACATCATGGGAAAAAGAAATTGATGATTTATTTACCCGCGGAGCGAGCGAGTTAAACGAAGAAAAGCGCAAAGGAATTTATTTCCGCTGGCAGGAGGTAGCCGCCGAACAGCTTCCTTTAATTTATACAGTTAATCCCGCCGCCATTTACGCAGTCAGAAACAAATTCGGGAATATCCATCCTACCGCTTACGGGCATGCATTGCATAACATCTGGGAAATATATATAAATAAATGA
- the secG gene encoding preprotein translocase subunit SecG has product MYTLVLIIHVIVCIGMIFIVLLQQGKGTDISSVFGGGGQNPLLGSRGAASFIGKVTVGCAAIFMASSLYLSTTGQKVSKASLMEKAAQEEAGKMRSSHPQPLMDSAVLPALPESVTPLINK; this is encoded by the coding sequence GTGTATACCTTAGTTCTTATTATCCATGTAATAGTTTGTATCGGAATGATTTTTATTGTTTTACTTCAACAGGGCAAGGGGACTGATATCAGTTCTGTTTTCGGGGGGGGCGGGCAAAATCCGTTACTGGGGAGCCGCGGGGCCGCGAGTTTTATCGGGAAGGTAACAGTGGGTTGTGCAGCGATTTTTATGGCAAGTTCTCTTTATCTTTCGACAACCGGGCAGAAAGTTTCAAAAGCTTCTCTGATGGAAAAGGCCGCCCAGGAAGAAGCGGGAAAAATGCGTTCCAGCCACCCTCAGCCGTTGATGGATTCTGCTGTTTTGCCGGCCCTGCCGGAATCAGTAACACCATTAATTAATAAATAA
- the tpiA gene encoding triose-phosphate isomerase codes for MQKLSVKDLDVKGKKVLIRTDFNVPLDKKGEIIDTIRITSSIPTIKNIIDRGGRAVLISHLGRAKGEVIEGLRMNKVAEKLEAALGRKIKKLNDCIGTSVEMSVAGMKDGDVILLENVRFYSEEEDNDPEFAQKLAKLCDYYVNDAFSVSHRAHASVVGVTKFVSKSAAGLLMEKEIKYLGQAVQNPKRPFLVILGGGKVSDKIEIFKHLLHKVDAFLIGGGMAYTFLKSQGILVGDSLVEKDKLDLANEILETVKKNHSRIILPVDHIIADEFSKTAHSRVQDEKSIPDGWRGMDIGPKTIEIFRKEIENANTILWNGPVGVYEIPQFKNGTIAVAKLLAESKATTIIGGGDSAAAIHDSNVEDKITHISTGGGASLEFLEGKSLPGIEALSDIEGRKLFIAGNWKMNTLQKDARILINGIKEKTNGFKNIDIAFIPPYTHLFLMQDLLKDSNIKFGSQNMYFEEKGAFTGEISPLMLKDLGCNYVIIGHSERRKYFCETDELLNKKVISALKHGLYPIFCVGETQDERDKNLHQKVVEKQLINGLAGINRDEIKKVTIAYEPVWAIGTGKNATPEQAEEMHKFIRNRLSVIYDEEISSNVRIQYGGSVTPENVEDILKQENIDGALVGGASIKIDTFTDILKTANNL; via the coding sequence TTGCAAAAGCTTTCAGTAAAAGACTTGGATGTAAAAGGGAAGAAGGTCCTTATCCGTACGGATTTCAATGTGCCTCTTGATAAAAAAGGCGAAATTATAGACACCATCAGGATAACAAGTTCTATCCCTACCATAAAAAATATTATTGACCGCGGGGGCCGGGCGGTATTGATTTCTCACCTGGGCAGGGCCAAAGGAGAAGTAATTGAGGGCCTCCGGATGAACAAGGTCGCGGAAAAACTTGAGGCCGCGTTAGGCAGAAAAATAAAAAAGTTAAACGACTGTATCGGGACATCGGTTGAAATGTCGGTTGCCGGCATGAAAGACGGGGATGTCATCCTGCTTGAGAATGTCCGGTTTTACAGTGAAGAAGAAGACAATGACCCCGAATTTGCCCAGAAACTTGCGAAACTTTGTGATTATTATGTGAATGACGCGTTCAGTGTTTCTCACCGGGCTCACGCATCGGTTGTTGGTGTGACTAAGTTTGTTTCCAAATCTGCCGCGGGGCTGTTAATGGAAAAAGAAATTAAATACCTGGGGCAGGCCGTGCAAAATCCAAAAAGGCCGTTTTTGGTTATTCTTGGAGGCGGCAAGGTTTCAGATAAAATAGAGATTTTTAAACATCTTCTGCATAAAGTTGACGCGTTTTTGATCGGCGGGGGAATGGCCTATACCTTTTTAAAATCACAGGGAATTCTGGTTGGCGATTCTCTGGTGGAAAAAGATAAACTGGATTTAGCTAATGAAATTCTTGAAACTGTAAAAAAGAACCACAGCAGAATAATCCTTCCTGTAGACCATATCATTGCCGATGAATTTTCAAAAACAGCGCACAGCAGGGTGCAGGACGAAAAATCAATACCTGACGGCTGGCGCGGAATGGATATAGGGCCCAAAACCATTGAGATTTTTAGAAAAGAAATTGAAAACGCGAATACAATTCTCTGGAACGGTCCGGTCGGGGTTTACGAGATACCCCAGTTTAAAAACGGGACAATCGCGGTCGCGAAACTTTTAGCTGAATCAAAAGCGACAACAATTATCGGGGGCGGCGATTCAGCGGCGGCGATACATGACAGCAATGTGGAAGATAAAATTACACATATTTCCACCGGAGGCGGCGCGTCACTGGAATTTCTTGAAGGAAAATCACTCCCGGGAATAGAGGCACTCAGCGATATTGAAGGAAGAAAATTGTTTATCGCGGGAAATTGGAAAATGAACACACTGCAGAAGGACGCGAGAATACTTATAAACGGGATCAAGGAAAAAACAAACGGATTTAAGAACATCGATATAGCTTTTATACCGCCTTACACTCATCTTTTTTTAATGCAGGACCTGCTTAAGGATTCAAATATTAAATTTGGGTCCCAAAATATGTATTTTGAGGAAAAGGGGGCCTTTACGGGAGAGATATCGCCTTTAATGCTTAAGGATTTAGGCTGTAACTATGTAATTATAGGGCATTCGGAGAGGCGGAAATATTTTTGCGAAACAGATGAGTTGTTGAATAAAAAAGTAATATCCGCCTTGAAACACGGGTTATATCCGATTTTTTGCGTGGGGGAAACACAGGATGAAAGGGATAAAAATTTGCACCAGAAAGTTGTTGAAAAACAATTGATTAACGGTTTAGCAGGAATAAACAGGGATGAAATTAAAAAAGTAACAATTGCGTATGAGCCGGTATGGGCGATTGGCACCGGCAAAAATGCGACCCCTGAACAGGCGGAAGAAATGCATAAATTTATAAGGAACAGGCTTTCTGTGATTTATGATGAAGAGATTTCTTCAAATGTCCGTATCCAATACGGGGGCAGCGTGACTCCTGAAAATGTGGAGGATATTCTCAAACAGGAAAATATAGACGGTGCGCTCGTTGGAGGCGCGAGCATAAAAATTGATACTTTTACTGATATATTGAAAACAGCAAATAATTTATAA
- the gap gene encoding type I glyceraldehyde-3-phosphate dehydrogenase translates to MSIKIAINGFGRIGRNFLRVASDKKEFEIVAINDLTDASVLAHLLKYDSIHRIFDKDVKAQDNNLVVSGRKIKVISEKDITKLPWKDLGADIVIESTGLFTDKEKAQTHLTNGAKKVIISAPAKNPDVTLVLGVNEKTYDASKHHIISNASCTTNCLAPVAKVIDENFKIKHGFMLTTHAYTNDQRILDLPHKDMRRARAAAVSMIPTTTGAATAIGLVLPQLKGKLDGLSVRVPTPNVSMLDFVAEVEKGTTKEEVNAVLKKASQNELKGILDYCELPLVSIDFLDNPHSSIVDSLVTMVVEKTMIKVIAWYDNEWGYSCRLVDLVDYINKKGN, encoded by the coding sequence ATGTCTATAAAAATAGCGATTAACGGTTTTGGCAGGATCGGCAGGAATTTTTTAAGGGTGGCTTCGGACAAAAAAGAATTTGAGATTGTTGCGATAAATGATTTAACGGACGCCTCGGTATTGGCGCATCTTTTGAAATATGATTCCATTCATAGAATTTTTGATAAAGATGTCAAGGCCCAGGACAATAATCTTGTGGTTTCCGGCCGTAAAATTAAAGTAATTTCGGAAAAAGACATAACAAAATTGCCTTGGAAGGATTTAGGAGCGGATATTGTTATTGAATCGACGGGCCTTTTTACTGACAAAGAGAAGGCACAAACACATTTAACAAACGGCGCAAAAAAGGTAATTATCAGCGCGCCCGCGAAAAACCCGGATGTGACGCTTGTCCTGGGAGTTAATGAAAAAACTTATGACGCGTCCAAACATCACATTATTTCAAACGCGTCATGCACAACTAACTGCCTGGCCCCCGTCGCCAAGGTAATAGATGAGAATTTTAAAATTAAACACGGGTTTATGCTTACCACGCATGCATATACAAATGACCAGAGGATTCTCGATTTGCCGCATAAGGATATGAGAAGAGCAAGGGCCGCGGCGGTATCGATGATACCCACCACTACAGGAGCGGCTACCGCAATTGGACTTGTTCTGCCGCAGCTAAAAGGCAAGCTGGACGGTCTGTCGGTAAGGGTACCGACACCTAATGTTTCAATGCTGGATTTTGTTGCCGAGGTGGAAAAAGGGACGACAAAAGAAGAAGTTAACGCGGTTTTAAAAAAGGCTTCGCAGAATGAATTGAAAGGTATCCTGGATTATTGTGAACTCCCGTTGGTTTCAATCGATTTTCTTGACAATCCTCATTCTTCAATAGTTGACAGCCTGGTAACAATGGTGGTTGAAAAGACAATGATAAAGGTAATTGCGTGGTATGATAATGAATGGGGATATTCGTGCAGGCTGGTAGATTTGGTTGATTATATTAATAAAAAAGGGAATTAA
- a CDS encoding 2-hydroxyacyl-CoA dehydratase family protein yields the protein MKEADKRVGFTTSIPVEVIFAAGLVPLDLNNIFINHLNKDKLVEFAEEAGFPRNTCSWIKGIYSTALKLKMKRIIGVIQGDCSNTHALMETWKLEGLDIIPFSYPYDHLDKKHLKNEIKKLIDYFGTTWDKVNKIKKRLDEIRKLLVELDNLTWRENRVSGFVNHLYLVASSDFNGSFEQFEEKLIRFLDIAKKSPKINQNFPRIAYIGVPPIFSDFYLYFEGLGVHVVYNEIQRQFSMPYLKKNIVEQYGSFSYPYGAYFRLKDIKKELKRRRVDGVIHYTQSFCFRQIEDMVFRHEIDIPFLSIEGDRPGNLDARTKLRLESFAEMLYERRQEGKKGLTIFEK from the coding sequence TTGAAAGAAGCTGACAAACGCGTAGGTTTTACCACATCTATTCCTGTCGAGGTAATCTTTGCCGCAGGCCTTGTCCCACTTGATTTAAATAATATTTTTATTAATCACCTCAATAAAGATAAACTTGTTGAATTTGCCGAGGAAGCGGGTTTTCCCCGCAATACCTGCAGTTGGATAAAAGGCATTTATTCAACTGCTTTAAAGCTTAAAATGAAGAGAATCATAGGTGTTATACAGGGAGATTGCAGCAATACGCATGCCCTGATGGAAACATGGAAGCTTGAGGGTCTTGATATAATCCCGTTTTCATACCCGTATGACCACCTCGATAAAAAACATCTAAAAAATGAAATTAAAAAATTAATTGATTATTTCGGGACGACATGGGACAAGGTCAACAAGATAAAAAAACGGTTGGATGAGATAAGAAAACTTCTTGTTGAATTGGACAATCTCACGTGGAGAGAAAACAGGGTAAGCGGGTTTGTTAACCACTTGTATCTTGTGGCAAGCAGTGATTTTAACGGGAGTTTTGAACAGTTTGAAGAGAAACTTATAAGATTCCTGGATATAGCGAAAAAATCTCCAAAAATAAATCAAAATTTTCCGAGAATCGCCTATATAGGCGTCCCGCCGATATTTTCAGACTTTTACCTTTATTTTGAAGGGCTGGGCGTGCATGTGGTTTATAATGAAATACAACGCCAGTTTAGCATGCCGTACTTAAAGAAAAATATTGTTGAACAATACGGTTCTTTTTCATATCCTTACGGCGCTTATTTCCGTTTGAAAGACATTAAAAAAGAATTGAAAAGGCGGAGAGTTGACGGTGTTATTCATTATACCCAGAGTTTTTGTTTCCGCCAGATCGAGGACATGGTTTTCAGGCATGAGATTGACATTCCTTTTTTAAGCATAGAAGGTGACAGGCCGGGAAACCTTGACGCGAGGACAAAATTGAGATTAGAGAGTTTTGCCGAGATGCTTTATGAAAGAAGGCAGGAAGGCAAAAAAGGGTTGACTATTTTTGAAAAATGA